A region of [Bacteroides] pectinophilus DNA encodes the following proteins:
- a CDS encoding response regulator transcription factor: MKLLLAEDEKELSNALVAVLKANNYIVDAVYDGADAYDWAVTDDYDGIILDIMMPKRNGIDVLAQLRKDGIKTPVLLLTAKSEVEDRVLGLDTGADDYLTKPFAMKELLARIRVMTRRTASYAPDTLDVDGMKLNRGNCMLEYNGGEVQLVNKEYQMLEMLMRNKGRLVSSEQFIEHVWGYETDINVNVVWVNISNLRRKLTQINAPVEIKAVRGLGYRLEGTGEQNGGQ; encoded by the coding sequence ATGAAGCTTTTACTTGCTGAGGATGAGAAGGAGCTTTCCAATGCACTTGTGGCTGTGCTGAAAGCCAATAATTATATAGTTGATGCCGTATATGACGGAGCAGATGCATATGACTGGGCAGTGACGGATGATTATGACGGAATTATACTTGATATAATGATGCCGAAGCGCAATGGCATTGATGTGCTTGCACAACTGAGAAAGGACGGCATAAAGACACCTGTGCTGCTTCTTACGGCAAAGTCGGAGGTAGAAGACCGCGTGCTTGGACTTGATACGGGAGCGGATGATTACCTTACAAAACCATTTGCAATGAAGGAGCTGCTTGCAAGGATACGTGTAATGACGAGACGTACGGCATCATATGCGCCTGATACGCTCGATGTTGACGGAATGAAGCTTAACCGCGGGAACTGCATGCTCGAGTATAACGGCGGTGAAGTGCAGCTTGTCAACAAGGAATACCAGATGCTTGAGATGCTTATGAGAAATAAGGGCAGGCTTGTCTCGTCAGAGCAGTTTATTGAGCATGTCTGGGGGTATGAGACTGATATCAATGTAAATGTTGTCTGGGTCAATATATCCAATCTCAGGCGCAAGCTTACACAGATTAATGCTCCGGTTGAAATTAAGGCAGTGCGGGGGCTTGGCTACAGGCTTGAAGGTACGGGAGAGCAGAACGGAGGGCAGTAG